A single region of the Vicia villosa cultivar HV-30 ecotype Madison, WI linkage group LG4, Vvil1.0, whole genome shotgun sequence genome encodes:
- the LOC131597177 gene encoding uncharacterized protein LOC131597177: protein MEQLEQNQVVLRDDIDAMNHNVGQMLEALLALSKNDVQHPAIENVDRTSGFTVVNNPIYDSPPEMDDPIQPQPVHTAVSNQIPTMQEHSIIQDAHIPPPHATKISQFAQTNPVINIRDPQDTEVIQMCRVMEEQIRSLEGKDTHGLDAIDMCLVSDIVIPPKFKMPDFEKYKGFSCPKTHLTMFIRKMTAYAHDDKFLIHCFQDSLSGASLEWYTQLKRNDVHTWKDLAMAFLKHYEYNTDIVPSRTQLQSLSQKSNESFKEYTQRWREMAARVRPPILDRELVDMFLGTLQDPYFEKMISCASLSFFDLMIIGERIESGLKSGKLQGAFSSHTSEKESSSDSQKDGEDETNAIWEALQAPPHISYGQHPYVADIQCRQPLLLGPQFQQPQVVPYVNQQAQGSGYQNRCEPRNNLERRNSPLDPIPMTYSQLLPHLVRSSLVFPKFLKPPKSFPPEYDFNAQCGYHAGTVGHSTENCNAYKAKVQQLIDQKYLTIQGRNLLMNGNPILK, encoded by the coding sequence ATGGAGCAACTGGAACAAAATCAAGTCGTGTTGAGAGATGACATAGATGCTATGAACCATAACGTGGGCCAAATGTTGGAAGCTCTACTAGCTTTGTCAAAGAACGATGTCCAACATCCTGCCATAGAGAATGTTGATCGTACATCAGGCTTTACTGTGGTGAACAATCCAATATACGATTCTCCTCCTGAAATGGATGATCCTATCCAACCTCAGCCAGTGCACACCGCTGTATCTAATCAGATCCCTACAATGCAAGAACACTCCATTATTCAAGATGCGCATATCCCACCTCCTCATGCTACTAAAATTTCTCAATTTGCACAAACGAACCCAGTGATCAACATCAGAGATCCTCAGGATACCGAAGTTATTCAAATGTGTCGTGTCATGGAAGAACAAATAAGATCCCTAGAAGGAAAAGACACCCATGGTCTGGATGCTATTGACATGTGCTTAGTATCAGACATTGtaatccctccaaagttcaagatgccagattttgagaaatacaaagggttTAGTTGTCCAAAAACTCATTTGACGATGTTTATTCGGAAGATGACCGCGTACGCTCATGATGACAAGTTTCTCATCCACTGTTTTCAAGATAGTCTCAGCGGAGCGTCACTGGAATGGTATACGCAACTGAAAAGAAACGATGTACACACTTGGAAAGATTTGGCTATGGCATTCCTAAAGCATTATGAATATAATACTGATATTGTTCCTAGCCGTACACAATTGCAAAGTCTCTCTCAGAAGAGTAACGAGTCATTTAAGGAGTACactcagagatggagagagatGGCTGCTCGTGTTCGACCACCAATACTTGATAGGGAGTTGGTTGATATGTTTTTGGGTACCCTGCAAGATCCATACTTTGAAAAGATGATCAGTTGTGCGTCATTAAGCTTCTTTGACCTAATGATAATTGGAGAACGCATCGAGAGCGGTCTCAAAAGCGGAAAACTCCAAGGTGCATTTAGTAGCCATACTAGTGAGAAGGAATCCTCTAGTGATTCCCAAAAGGATGGGGAAGATGAAACTAATGCAATCTGGGAAGCTCTGCAAGCCCCACCTCATATATCTTATGGTCAACATCCGTATGTAGCAGATATTCAATGCCGACAACCACTGCTTCTTGGTCCTCAGTTCCAACAACCACAAGTTGTTCCTTATGTAAATCAGCAAGCCCAAGGCAGTGGATACCAGAATCGGTGCGAGCCTCGAAATAATCTAGAAAGAAGGAATTCTCCTTTGGatccgattcctatgacctatagtcaacTTCTGCCACATTTGGTTCGAAGCTCGTTGGTGTTTCCCAAGTTTCTTAAACCACCGAAATCGTTCCCACCTGAGTATGATTTCAATGCGCAATGTGGATATCACGCCGGAACAGTAGGACACTCAACTGAGAACTGCAATGCCTACAAAGCCAAAGTTCAACAGTTGATCGACCAGAAGTACCTGACCATTCAAGGAAGAAACTTGTTGATGAATGGCAACCCCATACTAAAGTGA